In Pleurodeles waltl isolate 20211129_DDA chromosome 5, aPleWal1.hap1.20221129, whole genome shotgun sequence, one genomic interval encodes:
- the LOC138296936 gene encoding olfactory receptor 13C8-like, with translation MMERGNQSLVNEFILSGFSIPPQLRVVLFPVFLVIYLITLFANSLIIAIVQTNPRLHSAMYFFLCNLSFLDLCFLTTEIPICLKGFLLEKNTITYSGCVTQMYLGLALGVTECLLLAVMALDRYYAICNPLNYQRVMSKAACIKICIATWTSGFLISVIHVSFTITVPFCGHNKINHVVCEVLAVLRLACIDIRLIEAVISGVGVVVLLVPLSLIIFTYIHIISTILRMPTASGRHKAFSTCGSHLMVVTLFYGTTIDMYMSPRSMISMESEKVISVFYGLVTPALNPLIYTLRNKEVKEAVKKICSRNGD, from the coding sequence ATGATGGAGAGAGGAAACCAAAGCCTGGTGAATGAATTTATTCTATCTGGATTTTCCATTCCACCTCAGCTGAGAGTTGTGCTGTTTCCAGTGTTCCTCGTAATTTACCTCATCACACTATTTGCAAACAGTCTCATCATCGCAATCGTTCAAACAAATCCCCGGCTTCACTCTGCTATGTACTTTTTCCTTTGCAACTTGTCATTTTTGGATCTTTGTTTTTTGACAACAGAAATCCCAATATGCCTGAAGGGCTTCCTCTTGGAAAAGAACACCATTACATACTCTGGATGTGTCACCCAAATGTACCTTGGATTGGCCCTAGGTGTAACAGAATGCCTCCTTCTGGCGGTCATGGCATTGGATCGCTATTATGCGATCTGTAACCCCTTGAATTATCAACGTGTTATGAGTAAAGCCGCCTGCATCAAAATATGCATCGCTACTTGgaccagtgggttcctcatctctGTGATACATGTATCCTTCACAATAACTGTACCCTTCTGTGGACACAATAAGATCAACCACGTGGTGTGCGAAGTGCTCGCTGTCTTACGTTTGGCATGCATCGATATTCGCCTAATAGAGGCTGTGATCTCAGGGGTTGGGGTAGTAGTTCTCCTGGTTCCCCTGTCCTTAATCATCTTCACGTATATTCACATCATCTCTACCATCCTGCGAATGCCAACAGCCTCTGGCAGACACAAGGCCTTCTCCACCTGCGGCTCCCATCTGATGGTGGTTACCCTCTTCTATGGCACAACCATTGACATGTACATGAGCCCCAGGTCAATGATCTCAATGGAGAGTGAGAAGGTTATCTCTGTCTTTTATGGTTTAGTGACTCCGGCTCTCAACCCACTCATCTATACTCTACGCAACAAGGAAGTGAAAGAGGCTGTGAAGAAAATTTGCAGCAGAAACGGGGACTGA